Proteins from one Naumovozyma castellii chromosome 3, complete genome genomic window:
- the MPD2 gene encoding protein disulfide isomerase MPD2, giving the protein MNYTTLTLDFHYKLRETKTKIMKINFLSSISGILTLLAYTNAATSNVKTVISPAQFYETCNRNDSYTVVKYYTSWCHHCKRLKPIFEEVSNLYADHVDEDGFKVNFLNVNCELFGSTLCADLPGFPIIELVKPLHGLSVVEEPLNTEIEPFWKRIPLGFYNWAFSKKNPDAKIGQERILRYQGRRDTEAIHNFIATVVGKDKLANKVDLVLDDDYQCHEDDSLCKDGKVYSQRILEYIKGEPVYGNIANYINKERSKLENILRNNKNEGSTLKLVEFKLELLANIEARVDDINHDEL; this is encoded by the coding sequence ATGAATTATACCACCTTGACACTGGACTTTCATTACAAACTCAGGGAAACAAAGAcaaagataatgaagatcAACTTTTTAAGCAGCATATCAGGCATCCTAACACTACTGGCATATACAAATGCAGCCACTTCCAACGTCAAAACCGTGATCTCCCCAGCCCAATTCTATGAAACGTGCAACCGTAATGATTCATACACGGTGGTAAAATATTATACATCATGGTGTCACCATTGTAAGAGATTGAAAccaatttttgaagaagtgAGTAACCTTTATGCAGACCATGTAGATGAGGATGGGTTTAAGGTGAATTTCCTGAATGTTAATTGCgaattatttggatcaaCTTTATGTGCTGATTTGCCAGGTTTCCCCATTATCGAACTTGTTAAACCTCTACATGGATTATCGGTTGTTGAGGAACCATTGAATACGGAGATAGAAccattttggaaaagaatacCCTTAGGATTTTATAATTGGGCATTTTCTAAGAAAAATCCTGATGCGAAGATAGgccaagaaagaatattacGATATCAAGGGAGAAGAGATACAGAAGCTATTCATAATTTTATTGCTACGGTTGTAGGAAAAGATAAATTAGCTAATAAAGTGGACCTGGTTTTAGATGACGATTATCAATGTCACGAGGATGATTCATTATGTAAAGATGGGAAGGTATACTCTCAAAGGATCCTAGAATACATAAAAGGAGAACCTGTTTATGGCAATATCGCTAATTATATTAACAAGGAAAGAAGCAAATTAGAAAACATTTTGagaaataataagaatgaaGGGTCTACTTTAAAATTAGTCGAATTcaaattagaattattagCTAATATTGAAGCCCGTGTCGACGATATTAATCATGATGAATTATAG
- the PKH2 gene encoding serine/threonine protein kinase PKH2 (ancestral locus Anc_3.92), translating into MILTHDSSTRPLLPTDEDNLNTQLERKGRQQSRGRARNQLSPQRSVSNRNVAEMLLGRSTTPVQKALTDTNNFIEMGAKHNNNDDNDDNTNNNTNDNDTNLLDETIDETDDNDDQASLGSQDNTTMNGLSMDASFKKRKDEWAERGAAKIIQESINPETGQKMRHVVKKGIKDFKFGEMLGDGAYSTVMLATSNDSGKKYAVKVLNKEYLIRQKKVKYVNIEKLALQRLNNSRSIIRLFFTFQDEASLYFLLEYAPNGDLLSLMKKFGSLNEECCCYYGAQIIDAIKFMHSKGIIHRDIKPENILLDKDMKVKITDFGTAKILDNKPPGTSYDLLTRSKSFVGTAEYVSPELLNDNYTDARSDIWAFGCIVFQMIAGKPPFKATNEYLTFQKVMKVQYAFTAGFPTVVRDLVKRILIKAPEQRLTIEAIEKHHFFRSKNFQDSSIWNDPAPEIQPYKINAKSMQAVPQLKDIPLPKRIVSSLPKKTIPRPSSATSPLVTRVNTDSSSHSLTPQLKKGPKKVPDERTREILENARKGINQRKKNLKQRAPSGAALAASAALTKNTSLFAHKKSPKSASTTKVNLTSSSGGKSSQNATIHQPRTPNPEQHTESVSSQHTDSINKSRESTPNLNGAKKSPQRTVSASASSPALPIITPPATPKPRADIYQQFLNKTDIQWSFYLESIDEHVMLTDEFTIAVMDNELFEKRLHKFHANLVLPQTLGIQKTTLLSQVVRGGATGFRNDDSINLTPESNFYEHHSFDPDLIADDYMIPTGDISALLTNNFNLAPVEEEQPPKGEQTNAPNMNNENSAFTGKFKKLFQHSRLGTQTETTPQDRCYKRLIILTSFGRCLIFVKRRTVNADTNLLYDLSCEIKLCEIGCEIKEVLPPPSTTSGATTTSNNLIVIHTPYRSFILGSENNDHSLWFNMFSQCIKLGFENKLKHKSKKSEPHFEPDLQNDQCKSSQSANILSPKPPRFLNPIVTKNDVFTDNSPSTPSSKSSPSTPELRKNSFSKTLKNNTNRTSRIFNAFVSSREKTGKKHGVTPVPSSGNLVNGLPNNAAKAIFGLGLSDSSNYSIEKTNTETSSSSKSNISRRTVSSSGSRLLNISEQEFRPNKH; encoded by the coding sequence ATGATACTTACACATGACAGTTCAACAAGACCGCTTCTCCCTACTGATGAGGACAACTTGAACACACAATTGGAAAGGAAGGGTAGACAACAATCAAGGGGTAGAGCAAGAAATCAGTTGAGCCCGCAGAGAAGTGTCTCCAATAGGAACGTGGCAGAGATGCTATTGGGGAGATCCACAACTCCTGTTCAAAAGGCCCTTACCGATactaataatttcattgaGATGGGGGCGaaacataataataatgatgataatgacgataatactaataataatactaatgaCAACGACACTAATCTCCTGGATGAGACGATTGATGAAACTGATGACAATGACGATCAAGCATCACTTGGAAGTCAAGATAATACAACAATGAATGGATTATCAATGGATGCAAgtttcaagaaaagaaaagacGAATGGGCAGAAAGAGGTGCGGCCAAGATTATACAAGAATCCATTAATCCAGAAACTGGACAGAAAATGAGGCATGTAGTTAAAAAGGGAatcaaagattttaaatttggtgAAATGTTAGGTGATGGTGCTTATTCCACAGTAATGTTAGCCACATCGAATGATTCTGGAAAGAAATACGCTGTAAAAGTATTGAATAAGGAATATTTGATACGTCagaagaaagtgaaatATGTTAACATTGAGAAATTAGCACTACAAAGATTGAATAATTCAAGAAGCATAATTAGATTGTTTTTTACTTTTCAAGATGAAGCCAGCTTATATTTCCTATTAGAGTACGCCCCCAATGGTGATCTTCTTTCCCttatgaagaaatttggTTCTCTTAATGAAGAATGTTGCTGTTATTATGGTGCACAAATCATTGACGCCATAAAATTTATGCATTCAAAAGGTATTATCCACAGAGATATTAAAcctgaaaatattttactgGATAAAGATATGAAAGTTAAAATAACAGATTTTGGTACAGCCAAGATATTAGATAACAAGCCTCCAGGAACATCATATGACCTACTTACCAGATCAAAATCTTTTGTGGGGACTGCAGAATATGTTTCTCCTGAACTACTTAATGACAATTATACAGATGCTCGTTCGGATATTTGGGCATTTGGATGTATTgtatttcaaatgatagCAGGGAAACCACCATTCAAAGCTACCAATGAATATCTAACTTTCCAAAAAGTTATGAAAGTCCAATATGCATTCACTGCAGGTTTTCCTACAGTGGTAAGAGATTTAGTGAAGAGAATCCTGATCAAGGCTCCAGAACAAAGACTTACCATAGAGgcaattgaaaaacatCATTTTTTTAGAAGTAAGAATTTTCaagattcatcaatttggAATGACCCTGCACCTGAAATCCAACCATATAAGATTAATGCTAAATCGATGCAAGCAGTTCCACAACTAAAGGATATTCCACTTCCAAAAAGAATAGTAAGTAGTTTACCCAAGAAGACAATTCCTAGACCTTCATCGGCAACATCACCGTTGGTGACGAGGGTAAACACAGACTCATCATCTCATTCTCTAACGcctcaattgaaaaagggTCCCAAAAAAGTGCCTGACGAAAGAACTAGAGAGATCTTAGAAAATGCAAGAAAGGGCATTaatcaaaggaaaaaaaatttaaagcAACGAGCACCAAGTGGTGCTGCGTTGGCAGCATCTGCAGCATTAACCAAAAATACTTCCCTTTTTGCACATAAGAAATCTCCAAAATCTGCATCTACAACAAAAGTTAATTTGACATCGTCGTCAGGTGGCAAATCCTCACAAAACGCAACCATCCATCAACCTAGAACTCCTAACCCAGAACAGCACACGGAATCCGTAAGTTCACAACATACTGATAGTATCAATAAATCAAGAGAAAGCACTCCAAACTTAAATGGCGCCAAAAAATCACCTCAAAGAACTGTTTCTGCATCCGCATCTTCACCGGCACTACCGATTATCACACCGCCTGCAACACCGAAACCTCGTGCAGACATATATCAACAGTTTCTTAACAAGACCGATATTCAGTGGTCATTCTATTTGGAAAGCATCGATGAACATGTAATGTTGACAGACGAATTTACAATTGCAGTCATGGACAATGAACTTTTTGAGAAACGTCTTCACAAATTTCATGCCAACCTAGTACTACCGCAAACACTTGGTATTCAGAAAACTACCCTTTTATCTCAAGTTGTTAGAGGCGGTGCGACAGGGTTTAGAAATGATGATAGTATTAATTTAACTCCAGAGAGTAACTTTTACGAACATCATAGTTTTGATCCAGATCTGATAGCAGACGACTATATGATCCCCACTGGTGATATCTCTGCACTACTAACAaacaattttaatttaGCACCcgttgaagaagaacagCCCCCTAAGGGAGAACAAACTAACGCTCCTaatatgaataatgaaaattcaGCATTCACaggaaaatttaaaaaattatttcaacaTTCAAGATTGGGCACTCAAACAGAGACAACTCCACAAGATAGATGTTATAAGAGACTAATAATTTTAACTAGTTTTGGCCGCTGTCTAATATTTGTAAAGAGGAGGACAGTAAATGCTGATACCAACCTACTTTATGATCTCTCATGCGAAATAAAGTTATGCGAGATTGGCTGTGAAATTAAGGAAGTTCTTCCTCCACCTTCAACTACTAGTGGGGCTACTACTACAAGTAATAACTTGATAGTTATTCACACTCCCTATAGATCATTCATTCTTGGAAGTGAAAATAACGATCATTCTTTATGGTTTAACATGTTTAGCCAGTGTATTAAACTTGggtttgaaaataaattgaaacataAATCTAAGAAGAGTGAACCCCATTTCGAACCagatttacaaaatgatCAATGTAAAAGTTCACAATCAGCAAATATACTTTCTCCGAAACCTCCCAGATTCTTAAATCCAATAGTGACCAAGAATGATGTCTTCACAGATAACAGTCCTTCGACACCTTCAAGTAAATCATCTCCTTCGACACCTGAATTGCggaaaaattctttttccaaaacattgaagaataacACTAATAGAACAAGTCGTATCTTTAATGCTTTTGTCAGTTCAAGAGAGAAAACAGGGAAAAAGCATGGTGTCACTCCAGTTCCATCTTCTGGAAATTTGGTCAATGGGTTACCAAACAATGCGGCAAAGGCCATTTTTGGGCTAGGTTTGAGCGATAGTAGTAATTACTCTATTGAAAAGACTAACACGgaaacatcatcatcatcaaagtCTAATATTTCCAGAAGAACAGTAAGCTCTAGTGGCTCCCGTTTACTAAATATAAGTGAGCAAGAGTTTAGGCCAAATAAGCACTGA
- the YFH7 gene encoding Yfh7p (ancestral locus Anc_8.101), whose protein sequence is MVDINQLTDQVLQLLKEKIHSNYRIAVLIVGPPGSGKSTVATELCKNLNSRMQTYLERAGTKKSSLDLKHSSESIDLLGDLTEISSALRDELNNETTGGILVDLVENKSFRPVKWTHNDKTVIIGRGGLANSISISENENNASSPVEIAQVVPMDGFHLSRRCLDKFQDPIWAHKRRGSPDTFDSNNFLELCKVISKTCMIKPPQTSEKELMEIIADTFIDNVPSISIPGFDHAKKDPDVGSYCISSFNRIIILEGLYLLYDTENWSHIYPIFENTDAVVALNIDIDEAVIEDRVAKRHLQSGLVETLEEGRAKFESNDLLNARSIREHSIDSDSIIQIRND, encoded by the coding sequence ATGGTGGACATTAACCAATTGACTGACCAAGTATTACAGCTTCTTAAGGAGAAAATCCACTCGAATTATAGAATTGCTGTACTAATTGTGGGTCCACCAGGTTCAGGCAAATCCACTGTTGCTACTGAACTCTGTAAGAATCTCAATTCTCGGATGCAAACGTACCTTGAAAGGGCAGGTACAAAAAAGAGttctttggatttgaaGCATTCGAGTGAGTCAATTGACCTGTTGGGTGATCTAACTGAAATCTCATCGGCTTTACGAGATGAgttgaataatgaaacaacTGGTGGAATCCTTGTCGATCTTGTGGAGAATAAAAGTTTCCGACCAGTAAAATGGACACATAATGATAAGactgttattattggtaGAGGTGGACTTGCTAATTCAATTTCCATCTCTGAGAACGAAAACAATGCTTCTTCCCCTGTGGAGATTGCTCAGGTGGTTCCTATGGATGGGTTCCATTTATCAAGGAGATGTCTTGACAAATTCCAGGATCCTATATGGGCCCATAAAAGAAGAGGATCACCAGATACATTTGATAGTAATAACTTTTTGGAATTATGCAAAGTTATCTCCAAGACATGTATGATTAAACCACCTCAGACATCTGAAAAGGAGCTCATGGAAATAATAGCGGATACATTTATAGATAACGTACCAAGTATTTCTATACCTGGGTTTGATCATGCTAAGAAAGATCCTGATGTTGGATCGTATTGTATTTCAAGTTTTAATCGAATCATTATCTTGGAAGGACTGTATTTATTGTATGATACGGAAAATTGGTCACATATTTATCCCATCTTTGAGAATACAGATGCGGTGGTTGCACTTAATATTGACATTGATGAGGCTGTCATTGAGGACAGAGTTGCCAAGAGGCATCTTCAATCTGGACTAGTCGAAACTTTAGAAGAAGGAAGAGCtaaatttgaaagtaaTGATCTCTTAAACGCACGTTCAATAAGAGAGCATTCAATAGATTCCGACAgtatcattcaaataagAAATGATTAA
- the SDD3 gene encoding Sdd3p (ancestral locus Anc_3.93), translating to MVFNKLISFQLEYAPQYHLTKYISPRTGLQLVHVDHKSSPLVQGYFAVGTECPNDSGVPHTLEHLIFMGSKQHPYKGLLDTVGNLCMSSTNAWTATDQTVYTLTSAGWKGFSKILPAYLNHILFPTLTDDACTTEVYHVDPEDLSDKGVVFSEMEAIESQSWFVTMLEKQRLMFPRGSGYRSETGGLTNNLRDLTNEEIKEFHKANYSSDNLCLIICGNVPESELLEIVQNWDNSLPDKDLTRKKRPFLDSVDFQIPKNRAELVESTVEFPELDESQGEILLSWIGESYLSFRDDLAVSMLLDYFTESALAPFTKQLVEIDDPLANSTDYWTDDFMRTIINLGIHGVPTEKLTETKNKVLDILKNHEIDLKRIRQVVDNGKWEYVLRCEKNGDSTLSQAAITDFLYGNPDGSSLEASTKDLSDFDDLSNWTITQWKELVDRIFVSNKPVIVVGKPSSDLYGRLEAEKDQLIKDRESQYGKEGTAKLHDLLESAQDHNNKPIPESLLHEFNIENPEKTVDFISTLGITTLDNYEFNNLSNDLTKHVLKSKPDGFPLFMHLEHFPSQFIELHCLLNSTCIKDTSLLPYYHIFDGLFSMPMKSDTDEKIISFEEVVAKLKSETVDTQITLGLNASCPELVDFRIRCKSSDYFKAVNWIKHCLFDMIFDEKRVSVLLENYLNSIVELKREGDIMLDSLKSRNIYTERSFKKSADPLYVEGILEEVLADIENGDFKSKVLPRLETMRTQLRENFNKFHILIFGDISKISTNVYTPWQNLVEQFGVIPANYEVKIPPAPRPLNSISSLCQKPAERAYIITTPASDSAYMTTLTSIPFDLDYNDSKYPAVSLASEYLQCVEGPFWKGIRGSGLAYGANMIKMTEINSWGFNIYRGTDIIKCYQAGKQIVEDYANGIEKFDPQLIQGALNSIINRLATVENGYFAAGIAKYVDDFLYKRGPNFNKKFLERLAKVTADDMQKVMKEYLVNLFNPEKSIVFISCHPTKLNSVQEFLEAEGFTVEVEELEEDEEDEEDEDEEN from the coding sequence ATGGTGTTCAATAAACTAATTTCATTCCAATTGGAGTATGCACCTCAATATCATCTAACCAAATACATTTCTCCCAGAACTGGGCTTCAATTGGTTCATGTAGATCATAAATCATCGCCACTGGTACAAGGCTACTTCGCAGTCGGTACAGAATGCCCCAATGACTCTGGTGTGCCTCACACTTTGGAACATTTGATCTTTATGGGATCAAAGCAGCATCCTTACAAGGGTTTACTGGACACGGTGGGTAACCTATGTATGTCATCTACTAATGCATGGACCGCCACTGATCAAACTGTTTACACTTTGACTAGTGCTGGTTGGAAGGGTTTCTCTAAGATACTACCTGCTTATTTAAATCATATCTTGTTCCCAACTTTAACTGATGACGCTTGTACCACTGAGGTCTATCATGTGGACCCAGAGGACTTAAGTGATAAAGGTGTTGTATTTAGTGAAATGGAAGCCATTGAATCTCAAAGTTGGTTCGTTACTATGTTGGAAAAGCAAAGATTGATGTTCCCTCGAGGGAGTGGATATAGGTCTGAGACAGGTGGATTGACAAATAATTTAAGAGACTTGACCAAcgaagaaattaaagaatttcaCAAGGCTAATTATTCTTCTGATAACCTATGTTTAATTATTTGTGGAAACGTTCCTGAGTcagaattattagaaattgTACAAAATTGGGATAATTCATTGCCTGATAAGGATTTGACAAGGAAGAAGAGACCTTTCTTAGATAGCGTTGACTTCCAGATTCCCAAAAATAGAGCTGAACTGGTTGAATCAACAGTAGAATTCCCAGAATTAGATGAATCGCAAGGTGAAATTTTATTGTCTTGGATTGGTGAATCGTACCTGTCATTCAGGGATGATTTAGCTGTATCTATGTTACTAGATTATTTTACAGAAAGTGCATTGGCACCATTTACAAAGCAATTggttgaaattgatgatccATTGGCCAATTCGACAGATTATTGGACAGATGATTTTATGAGAACAATTATTAACTTGGGTATTCATGGTGTTCCTACCGAAAAATTAACTGAAACCAAAAACAAAGTccttgatattttgaaaaaccATGAGATTGATTTAAAGAGAATAAGACAAGTAGTCGATAATGGTAAGTGGGAGTACGTGTTAAGATGTGAAAAGAACGGTGACAGTACCCTATCACAAGCCGCAATAACCGACTTTTTGTATGGTAATCCAGATGGTTCCTCATTAGAGGCCTCAACAAAGGATTTATCCGATTTTGATGACTTATCCAATTGGACAATAACACAATGGAAAGAGTTAGTTGATCGTATCTTTGTTTCTAATAAGCCTGTAATTGTAGTTGGTAAACCAAGCTCAGATTTATATGGACGTTTAGAAGCAGAAAAGGATCAGTTGATTAAAGATAGAGAAAGCCAATACGGTAAGGAAGGTACTGCAAAATTACATGATTTACTAGAGTCGGCTCAAgatcataataataaaccaaTTCCAGAGTCTTTATTAcatgaatttaatatcgAAAATCCTGAAAAGACTGTTGACTTTATTTCTACGTTAGGAATTACAACTCTAGATAAttatgaatttaataatcTATCAAATGACTTGACTAAGCATGTTTTAAAGTCCAAACCTGATGGATTCCCATTATTCATGCACCTCGAACACTTCCCTTCtcaatttattgaattgcATTGTTTACTGAACTCGACTTGCATCAAAGACACTTCATTATTACCATATTATCATATATTTGATGGATTGTTCTCTATGCCAATGAAGAGTGATACAGATGAGAAGATTATAtcctttgaagaagttgtCGCAAAATTGAAGTCAGAAACTGTCGATACTCAAATAACATTAGGACTAAACGCATCCTGTCCTGAATTGGTTGATTTCAGGATTAGATGTAAGTCAAGTGATTACTTTAAAGCTGTCAATTGGATTAAACATTGCTTGTTTGACATGATTTTTGACGAAAAGCGTGTCAGTGTCCTATTAGAAAACTACCTCAATTCCATCGTcgaattgaaaagagaagGTGATATTATGTTAGATTCATTAAAAAGTAGAAACATTTACACCGAAAGATCCTTCAAGAAATCTGCTGATCCACTATATGTTGAGGGGattcttgaagaagttTTAGCTGACATTGAGAATGGtgatttcaaatctaaGGTATTACCTAGATTGGAAACAATGAGAACTCAATTAAGAGAAAACTTTAacaaatttcatattttaatatttggTGATATTTCCAAGATCTCAACTAATGTTTATACTCCATGGCAAAATCTAGTTGAACAATTCGGAGTTATTCCCGCTAATTATGAGGTCAAAATCCCACCTGCTCCAAGACCACTAAATTCTATTTCTTCCCTTTGCCAAAAGCCAGCAGAACGTGcatatattattactacACCCGCTTCTGATTCTGCTTATATGACTACTCTTACTTCGATTCCTTTTGATCTGGATTACAATGATTCTAAATACCCAGCTGTCTCTTTAGCCTCAGAATATCTACAATGTGTTGAAGGTCCATTCTGGAAAGGTATCAGAGGTTCAGGGTTGGCATATGGTGCCAATATGATTAAAATGAcagaaataaattcatgGGGTTTCAACATTTACCGTGGTACAGATATCATTAAGTGTTATCAAGCAGGTAAACAAATTGTTGAAGACTATGCTAATGGTATTGAAAAGTTTGACCCACAATTAATTCAAGGTGCATTAAACAGTATTATTAATAGACTTGCAACAGTTGAGAATGGTTATTTTGCAGCAGGTATTGCCAAATACGTTGATGATTTCTTGTACAAGAGGGGACCAAACTTTAACAAAAAGTTTTTGGAAAGACTGGCAAAGGTTACCGCGGATGACATGCAAAAGGTAATGAAAGAGtatttggtaaatttattcaacCCAGAGAAAAGTATTGTTTTCATCAGTTGTCATCCAACTAAGCTGAACTCAGTGCAAGAGTTTTTAGAGGCAGAAGGTTTTACAGTTGAAGTTGAAGAgttggaagaagatgaagaagatgaagaagatgaagatgaagagaattaa
- the WRS1 gene encoding tryptophan--tRNA ligase WRS1 (ancestral locus Anc_3.97): MSAEQTKVEQVTEGVAKLDTSAPAASKEQVVTPWDVEGAVDETGKAQVIDYEKLIKQFGTKAVNEETLERFERVTGHKPHHFLRKGYFFSERDFTKILDLYEQGKQFFLYTGRGPSSDSMHMGHMIPFVFTKWLQDVFDCPLVIELTDDEKFLFKHKLSINDVKKFANDNAKDIIAVGFNPENTFIFSDLQYMGGGFYETVVRVSRQITGSTAKAVFGFTDSDCIGKFHFASIQIASAFPNSFPDVLGLPDKTQCLIPCAIDQDPYFRVCRDVAEKLKFAKPALLHSKFFPALQGSTTKMSASDDTSAIFMTDTPKQIQKKINKYAFSGGQVTIEQHRELGGNPDVDVAFQYLSFFKDDDEFLKETYDKYKSGELLSGEMKKLCIDVLQAFVKDFQERRAQVDDALMEKFMKPHKLVWGQKERLVPAKPKETKKK, encoded by the coding sequence ATGTCTGCAGAACAAACCAAAGTGGAACAAGTTACAGAAGGTGTCGCCAAGTTGGATACCAGCGCTCCAGCCGCATCTAAAGAACAAGTTGTCACCCCATGGGACGTGGAAGGTGCCGTTGATGAAACTGGTAAGGCTCAAGTGATTGACTATGAGAAGCTAATTAAACAGTTCGGTACCAAGGCTGTCAATGAAGAGACATTGGAAAGATTTGAAAGGGTTACCGGTCATAAACCTCATCATTTCTTAAGAAAAGGTTATTTCTTTAGTGAGCGTGATTTTACTAAGATTTTAGATCTTTATGAACAAGGGAAGCAATTCTTCTTGTACACTGGTAGAGGTCCATCCAGTGACTCCATGCATATGGGTCACATGATTCCATTCGTCTTTACCAAGTGGTTGCAAGATGTGTTTGATTGTCCCTTAGTCATTGAATTgactgatgatgaaaaattccttttcaaacATAAATTAAGTATCAATGATGTGAAGAAATTTGCCAATGATAACGCAAAGGATATTATTGCCGTCGGGTTCAACCCAGAAAACACTTTCATCTTCTCCGATTTACAATACATGGGTGGTGGATTTTATGAAACCGTTGTACGTGTTTCCAGACAAATTACAGGATCCACCGCAAAGGCAGTCTTTGGGTTTACTGATTCAGACTGTATCGGTAAATTCCATTTTGCCTCCATTCAAATTGCTTCAGCCTTCCCAAATTCTTTCCCTGATGTTCTAGGGTTGCCAGACAAGACACAATGTTTAATTCCATGTGCCATTGACCAAGATCCATATTTCAGAGTATGTAGAGATGTAGCagagaaattaaaatttgcTAAACCTGCTCTATTACATTCTAAATTCTTCCCTGCCTTGCAAGGCTCTACCACTAAGATGTCTGCCTCAGATGATACTAGTGCCATCTTCATGACCGATACCCCTAAGCAAAtccagaagaagattaatAAGTATGCCTTCAGTGGTGGTCAAGTCACCATTGAACAACACAGAGAATTGGGTGGTAATCCTGATGTGGATGTGGCGTTCCAATATTTGTCCTTCtttaaagatgatgatgaattctTGAAGGAGACCTACGATAAGTATAAATCTGGTGAGTTACTTTCTGGTGAGATGAAGAAACTATGTATAGATGTGCTACAAGCGTTCGTGAAGGACTTCCAAGAACGTAGGGCACAAGTGGACGACGCATTGATGGAAAAGTTCATGAAGCCTCATAAGCTGGTCTGGGGACAGAAGGAAAGATTGGTCCCTGCTAAGCCAAAGGaaacgaagaagaaatag